Proteins co-encoded in one Cricetulus griseus strain 17A/GY chromosome 1 unlocalized genomic scaffold, alternate assembly CriGri-PICRH-1.0 chr1_1, whole genome shotgun sequence genomic window:
- the Defb1 gene encoding beta-defensin 1, translating to MKTHYFLLVIVFLFSQMDPGAGILTSLGRRTDQYRCLQHGGFCLRSSCPSHTRQQGTCKPDKPNCCRS from the exons ATGAAAACTCATTACTTTCTCCTGGTGATAGTTTTTCTCTTCTCCCAGATGGATCCAG GTGCTGGTATTCTCACAAGTCTTGGACGCAGAACAGACCAATACCGATGCCTCCAGCATGGAGGATTCTGTCTCCGCTCCAGTTGCCCTTCCCATACCAGGCAACAGGGAACCTGTAAACCAGATAAGCCCAACTGCTGTAGGAGTTGA